One Micromonospora eburnea genomic region harbors:
- a CDS encoding multicopper oxidase domain-containing protein: protein MALFRRLRAGWADRAVRTDEDHAPTVPATRVAEEVTGPGPASLDPAAVPRCFGPVPNFAGSPLPVLDRDGRPVPGTGIRKFVDALPLPVSFDTASSPRHDQEPAFGNAGSAGGHDSASAPPGGTPDRMRAGPKQPLEASPATAGLGARLPVAVPDTITWPGCDYYEIGLQEYAQRLHRDLPATRLRGYRQLNLGTDPSGHNTVSPPDRPWHLGPVIMARRGRPVRIKFINQLPTGRAGELFLPVDETVDGAGTGPLGGPAPYPQNRAVPHLAGAQTAWISAGNPWQWVTPAGEITPYPVGVGVVPVPDMPPPGAGATTLYFPNDQSGRLMWLHDNTLGLSRLTVYSGQLALYLLTDPAEERLVDDGVLPADQVPLVIQDKTFVPDDAQLAAQDPTWDRDRWGAKGSLWHPHVYQPRQNPYGGTGTNPTGRWDYGPWTHDPDGGGSPWVAPVPNPHHDPVAEPDEPPLAPNVPHPSAVPEAYGDTPLVNGVAYPYLEVAPRAYRFRILNACADRSLNLQLYRAGSDGPMWAEDGSLADPDAGEVPMVEAVRAAGRPACWPTDGRDGGVPDPAAAGPELIRIGNESGLLPAPVVLANRPIGYRYDRQDPTVLNVDGHALLLAPGERADVVVDFATVPPGSTLILYNDCPAPVPRFDPRYDHHTGAADRTPTGGPPAARPGYGPNTRTLLQFRVAGAPATPYDRARLAARLPAAYAESQRPPIVPQPAYDAAFGTRTARETLVSAPATSVTFTPAGAVAPVTLPLLVKSVGQVFEARHGRAVGRLGVGHPNAGPLDSATLPLGPVDPATEVLYATDPTAPVGGPTDGTQLWRIVGDAPRTHPVHLEGCDVQLINRVGWDGTVRPPDPDELGWKETVRVNPREDVIVALRPVPPSLPFKIGDSVRLLDPTRPAGARLDGSPVSPADGRPATVANQLVNLGWEYRWQTRAAGLRDQGMSRPLVLRVAPAAPTGLTATPAPGSATALPAITLAWTGNGSRPQATSHLLQRATDAAFTSGVTELTVAATATRYTDATVTPGVTYHYRIRAENAVSCSAWSNSAPASVQLASPQKLVAAVPPAAPLRVALRWANRSFATGVDVQRATNPTFTSGPGTTAIAVGDAHVDPAVAPDTTYYYRVRTTYLGAASAWSTVATVTTPPRPGLPTGVSATATATAPDTATVILSWSASTPAGPGSGFVVQRAADPAFVDELTTFTVTGRGFTNTGLARGVTYHYRIRSFNVVGTSAWTGPVPVTTPGQPS from the coding sequence ATGGCCCTGTTCCGCAGACTCCGGGCAGGCTGGGCGGACCGCGCCGTCCGGACCGACGAGGACCATGCGCCGACCGTGCCCGCCACCCGCGTCGCCGAGGAGGTGACCGGGCCGGGGCCGGCCAGCCTCGACCCGGCCGCCGTGCCGCGCTGCTTCGGCCCGGTCCCGAACTTCGCCGGCAGCCCGCTGCCCGTGCTCGACCGGGACGGCCGGCCGGTGCCCGGCACCGGCATCCGCAAGTTCGTGGACGCGCTGCCGCTGCCCGTCAGCTTCGACACCGCCAGCTCGCCGCGCCACGACCAGGAGCCGGCGTTCGGCAACGCCGGCTCGGCTGGCGGCCATGATTCGGCCTCCGCGCCGCCGGGCGGCACGCCGGACCGGATGAGGGCCGGTCCGAAGCAGCCGCTGGAGGCGTCGCCGGCCACCGCCGGGCTGGGCGCCCGGCTGCCGGTGGCGGTGCCGGACACCATCACCTGGCCGGGCTGCGACTACTACGAGATCGGGCTGCAGGAGTACGCCCAGCGCCTGCACCGGGACCTGCCGGCCACCCGGCTGCGCGGCTACCGCCAACTCAACCTGGGCACCGACCCGTCCGGGCACAACACGGTCAGTCCGCCCGACCGTCCCTGGCACCTCGGCCCGGTGATCATGGCCCGCCGCGGCCGGCCGGTCCGGATCAAGTTCATCAACCAGCTACCCACCGGCCGGGCCGGCGAACTCTTCCTGCCGGTCGACGAGACCGTCGACGGGGCCGGTACCGGGCCGCTGGGCGGGCCGGCGCCGTACCCGCAGAACCGGGCGGTGCCGCACCTGGCCGGGGCGCAGACGGCATGGATCAGCGCCGGCAACCCCTGGCAGTGGGTCACCCCGGCGGGCGAGATCACCCCGTATCCGGTCGGGGTGGGGGTGGTCCCGGTGCCGGACATGCCGCCGCCGGGCGCCGGCGCCACCACCCTCTACTTCCCGAACGACCAGAGCGGCCGGCTGATGTGGCTGCACGACAACACGCTCGGCCTGTCCCGGCTCACCGTCTACTCCGGGCAGCTCGCCCTCTATCTGCTCACCGACCCGGCCGAGGAACGGCTGGTCGACGACGGGGTGCTCCCCGCCGACCAGGTGCCGCTGGTGATCCAGGACAAGACCTTCGTGCCGGACGACGCCCAGCTCGCCGCGCAGGACCCGACCTGGGACCGGGACCGCTGGGGCGCCAAGGGCAGCCTCTGGCACCCGCACGTCTATCAGCCCCGGCAGAACCCGTACGGCGGCACCGGCACCAACCCGACCGGCCGCTGGGACTACGGGCCGTGGACGCACGACCCGGACGGCGGAGGCAGCCCGTGGGTCGCCCCGGTGCCGAACCCGCACCACGACCCGGTCGCCGAGCCGGACGAGCCGCCGCTGGCGCCCAACGTGCCGCACCCGTCGGCCGTCCCCGAGGCGTACGGGGACACGCCGCTGGTCAACGGGGTGGCGTATCCGTACCTGGAGGTGGCGCCGCGGGCGTACCGGTTCCGGATCCTCAACGCCTGCGCGGACCGCAGCCTCAACCTCCAGCTCTACCGGGCCGGCTCGGACGGGCCGATGTGGGCCGAGGACGGCAGCCTGGCCGACCCGGACGCCGGGGAGGTGCCGATGGTCGAGGCGGTACGGGCGGCCGGCCGGCCGGCGTGCTGGCCCACCGACGGGCGCGACGGCGGGGTGCCCGATCCCGCCGCAGCCGGCCCGGAGCTGATCCGGATCGGCAACGAGTCCGGGCTGTTGCCCGCCCCGGTGGTGCTGGCGAACCGGCCGATCGGCTACCGGTACGACCGGCAGGACCCGACCGTGCTCAACGTGGACGGGCACGCCCTGCTGCTCGCCCCCGGGGAGCGGGCCGACGTGGTGGTCGACTTCGCCACGGTCCCGCCGGGCAGCACCCTGATCCTCTACAACGACTGCCCCGCCCCGGTGCCCCGGTTCGACCCCCGGTACGACCACCACACCGGCGCCGCCGACCGCACCCCGACGGGCGGGCCGCCCGCCGCCCGGCCCGGCTACGGCCCGAACACCCGGACCCTGCTCCAGTTCCGGGTGGCGGGCGCCCCGGCGACGCCGTACGACCGGGCTCGGCTCGCCGCCCGCCTCCCGGCCGCGTACGCGGAGAGCCAGCGACCGCCGATCGTGCCGCAACCGGCGTACGACGCGGCCTTCGGCACCCGCACGGCCCGGGAGACGCTCGTCTCCGCCCCCGCCACGTCGGTCACCTTCACCCCGGCCGGCGCGGTCGCCCCGGTGACGCTGCCGCTGTTGGTGAAGTCGGTCGGGCAGGTCTTCGAGGCCCGGCACGGCCGGGCGGTGGGGCGCCTCGGCGTCGGCCACCCGAACGCCGGGCCGCTCGACTCGGCCACCCTGCCGCTCGGGCCGGTCGACCCGGCCACCGAGGTGCTGTACGCGACCGACCCCACCGCGCCGGTCGGCGGGCCGACCGACGGCACCCAGCTCTGGCGGATCGTCGGGGACGCCCCGCGTACCCACCCGGTGCACCTGGAGGGCTGCGACGTGCAGCTAATCAACCGGGTGGGCTGGGACGGCACGGTGCGCCCGCCGGACCCCGACGAGTTGGGCTGGAAGGAGACCGTCCGGGTCAACCCACGGGAGGACGTGATCGTGGCGCTGCGCCCGGTCCCACCCAGCCTCCCGTTCAAGATCGGCGACAGCGTACGGCTGCTCGACCCGACCCGGCCGGCCGGCGCCCGGCTCGACGGCAGCCCGGTCAGCCCGGCCGACGGGCGGCCGGCCACGGTGGCCAACCAGCTGGTGAACCTGGGCTGGGAGTACCGCTGGCAGACCCGCGCGGCGGGGCTACGCGACCAGGGCATGAGCCGGCCCCTGGTGCTGCGGGTCGCGCCCGCGGCCCCGACCGGGCTGACCGCCACCCCGGCGCCCGGCTCGGCCACCGCGCTACCGGCCATCACGCTGGCCTGGACCGGCAACGGCAGCCGCCCCCAGGCCACGAGTCACCTGCTGCAACGGGCCACCGATGCCGCCTTCACCAGCGGCGTCACCGAGCTCACCGTGGCCGCCACCGCCACCCGGTACACGGACGCGACGGTCACGCCCGGGGTCACCTACCACTACCGGATCCGGGCGGAGAACGCGGTGAGCTGCTCGGCCTGGTCGAACAGCGCCCCGGCCTCGGTGCAGCTCGCCTCGCCGCAGAAGCTGGTCGCGGCGGTGCCACCGGCCGCGCCGCTGCGGGTCGCGCTGCGCTGGGCCAACCGCTCGTTCGCCACCGGCGTGGACGTGCAGCGGGCCACCAACCCGACGTTCACCAGCGGGCCGGGCACCACCGCCATCGCGGTCGGCGACGCCCACGTCGATCCGGCGGTCGCCCCGGACACCACGTACTACTACCGGGTCCGCACCACCTACCTCGGGGCGGCGTCGGCCTGGTCGACGGTCGCCACGGTGACCACCCCGCCCCGACCCGGGCTGCCGACCGGGGTGAGCGCCACCGCGACCGCGACCGCACCGGACACCGCCACGGTGATCCTGAGCTGGTCCGCCAGCACGCCCGCCGGACCGGGCTCGGGGTTCGTGGTGCAGCGGGCCGCCGACCCGGCGTTCGTCGACGAGCTGACCACCTTCACCGTCACCGGCCGGGGGTTCACCAACACCGGGCTGGCCCGGGGCGTCACCTACCACTACCGGATCCGGTCGTTCAACGTCGTCGGCACTTCCGCCTGGACCGGCCCCGTCCCGGTCACCACCCCCGGCCAGCCCTCTTGA
- a CDS encoding TIGR03118 family protein, producing MATKMARLVTIGAVAAATAVGSPAWAHDGGHERHRTPRFDVINQVSDQALKQDSRRPALVDPNAVNTWGLALGPDTPLWVANNGTDTATVYSGGVDGERVDKVNITVSVPGGPTGAVFNDTAGFAVPDAGGGAPARFIFVTESGDVIAWNQNAGANGVAVAHGAEGAVYKGAALLRTRSGNFLLAADFHNARIDVFDEDFDKVDLSDRSFQDRDLPEGFAPFNVFAVGEQVYVSYAKQDAAAHDDVPGVGLGFVDLFSDFGRQVCRVASRGTLNAPWGMAIAPKSFGRFAGDLLVGNFGDGKINVFDGDEFQGLLRDDDGDVITIDGLWALLPGTERTGGEGTLWFSSGPNDEQHGLVGQLIRAN from the coding sequence ATGGCGACGAAGATGGCCCGGCTGGTGACCATCGGAGCGGTGGCCGCGGCCACCGCCGTCGGTAGTCCGGCGTGGGCCCACGACGGCGGTCACGAGCGGCACCGGACGCCACGCTTCGACGTGATCAACCAGGTCTCCGACCAGGCGCTGAAGCAGGATTCCCGAAGACCGGCGCTCGTGGATCCGAACGCGGTCAACACCTGGGGCCTCGCCCTGGGGCCGGACACGCCGTTGTGGGTGGCCAACAACGGCACCGACACGGCCACCGTCTACAGCGGCGGGGTGGACGGCGAGCGCGTCGACAAGGTCAACATCACGGTCAGTGTGCCCGGCGGGCCGACCGGCGCGGTGTTCAACGACACGGCGGGCTTCGCGGTCCCGGACGCGGGTGGCGGTGCGCCGGCCAGATTCATCTTCGTCACCGAGAGCGGCGACGTGATCGCGTGGAACCAGAACGCCGGTGCCAATGGAGTCGCCGTCGCCCACGGTGCGGAGGGCGCGGTCTACAAGGGAGCGGCCCTGCTGCGTACGCGCTCCGGCAACTTCCTCCTCGCCGCCGACTTCCACAACGCGCGGATCGACGTGTTCGACGAGGACTTCGACAAGGTCGACCTTTCGGACCGCAGCTTCCAGGACCGGGATCTGCCGGAGGGCTTCGCGCCGTTCAACGTGTTCGCGGTCGGCGAGCAGGTCTACGTCAGCTACGCGAAGCAGGACGCGGCGGCCCACGACGACGTGCCCGGCGTGGGTCTCGGCTTCGTGGACCTCTTCAGCGACTTCGGCCGGCAGGTGTGCCGGGTCGCCAGCAGGGGGACGCTCAACGCGCCGTGGGGCATGGCCATCGCGCCGAAGAGTTTCGGCAGGTTCGCCGGTGACCTGCTGGTGGGCAACTTCGGCGACGGCAAGATCAACGTGTTCGACGGGGACGAGTTCCAGGGCCTGCTGCGGGACGACGACGGCGACGTCATCACGATCGACGGCCTGTGGGCGCTGCTGCCGGGGACCGAGCGGACCGGCGGCGAGGGCACGCTCTGGTTCAGCTCCGGGCCGAACGACGAGCAGCACGGCCTGGTGGGCCAGTTGATCCGGGCGAACTGA
- a CDS encoding zinc finger domain-containing protein, translating to MPEGDTVWNTARVLQRALAGARLTGSEFRVPQLAATDLTGWTVRESASRGKHLLLRLTAPDGHADGRRDWTLHSHLRMDGVWRTYAPGERWSARPAYLIRVVLRSPGAVAVGYHLHELALIPAAEEEALVGHLGPDLLGPGWDPDEAVRRLAAHPDETIGEALLDQRNLAGVGNFYKCEVLFLRGVSPWAPVRAVPDLAGTVALAQRLLAANRGRWTQSTTGSLHRGQTSYVYGRRAQPCRRCGTAIRKEELGERVTYWCPTCQPDRS from the coding sequence GTGCCCGAGGGTGACACCGTCTGGAACACCGCTCGCGTCCTGCAGCGGGCGCTGGCCGGTGCCCGGCTCACCGGTTCCGAATTCCGGGTGCCGCAGCTCGCCGCGACCGACCTGACCGGCTGGACCGTTCGGGAGTCGGCCAGCCGGGGCAAGCACCTGCTGCTCCGGCTCACCGCCCCGGACGGGCACGCCGACGGCCGGCGGGACTGGACCCTGCACTCGCACCTGCGGATGGACGGCGTCTGGCGGACGTACGCCCCGGGGGAACGGTGGTCGGCCCGGCCGGCGTACCTGATCCGGGTGGTGCTCCGCTCGCCCGGCGCGGTCGCGGTCGGCTACCACCTGCACGAGCTGGCCCTGATCCCGGCCGCCGAGGAGGAGGCGCTGGTCGGCCACCTCGGGCCGGACCTGCTCGGCCCGGGCTGGGACCCGGACGAGGCGGTCCGCCGGCTGGCCGCCCACCCGGACGAGACCATCGGCGAGGCGCTGCTGGACCAGCGCAACCTGGCCGGGGTGGGCAACTTCTACAAGTGCGAGGTGCTGTTCCTGCGCGGCGTCTCGCCGTGGGCGCCCGTCCGCGCGGTGCCCGACCTGGCCGGCACGGTCGCCCTGGCGCAGCGGCTGCTGGCCGCGAACCGGGGACGCTGGACGCAGAGCACCACCGGCTCGCTGCACCGGGGGCAGACCAGCTACGTGTACGGCCGACGAGCCCAGCCCTGCCGGCGCTGCGGCACCGCCATCCGCAAGGAGGAACTGGGCGAACGGGTCACCTACTGGTGCCCGACCTGCCAGCCGGACCGCTCGTGA
- a CDS encoding OmpA family protein — translation MSRSAERVAALTATALVLGVLLVAPAATAGTASPAPGPIVVPGPSVAAGTEVLRPALDITAPALDILVPVEDLTDRSITAESPSRVELTLAADVLFAFGKAELTPAARGRLAGIAEQLRAEARGDVRIEGHTDSVGDEQSNLALSRRRAEAVRTELARLLGTAPVSFQVQGFGEARPVAPNQVDGRDNPEGRARNRRVEIRFDR, via the coding sequence ATGTCCCGCTCGGCTGAGCGGGTGGCGGCGCTGACCGCCACCGCTCTCGTCCTCGGCGTGCTGCTCGTCGCGCCGGCCGCCACGGCGGGGACCGCCTCCCCGGCGCCCGGGCCGATTGTGGTGCCCGGGCCGAGCGTCGCCGCCGGCACGGAGGTGCTCCGCCCCGCGCTGGACATCACCGCCCCCGCGCTCGACATCCTCGTCCCGGTGGAGGACCTGACCGACCGGAGTATCACCGCCGAGTCCCCCTCCCGGGTCGAGTTGACGCTGGCCGCCGACGTGCTCTTCGCCTTCGGCAAGGCCGAGCTGACCCCGGCCGCCCGGGGCCGGCTGGCCGGGATCGCCGAGCAGCTGCGCGCCGAGGCCCGGGGCGACGTCCGGATCGAGGGCCACACCGACTCGGTCGGCGACGAGCAGAGCAACCTGGCGCTGTCCCGGCGGCGGGCGGAGGCGGTCCGGACCGAGCTGGCCCGGCTGCTCGGCACCGCGCCGGTCAGCTTCCAGGTGCAGGGCTTCGGCGAGGCGCGACCGGTGGCGCCGAACCAGGTGGACGGCCGGGACAACCCCGAGGGGCGGGCCCGGAACCGACGGGTGGAGATCCGTTTCGACCGGTGA
- a CDS encoding GNAT family N-acetyltransferase, protein MGDRVWPADDEGGGRVAPIQVRPAEPRDEADVAVLHHRAWGGPYVVVHDTRYDLRELPTLVAVDGAGEFAGALVYRLAADGLEVVSLAASSPELGAGSALLVAAEAVARAAEVDRLWLVTTNDNLSALRFYQRRGLRIVAVDVGAVDRARRLKPTIPYVGEDDIPLHDELRLERRLEPMPRPR, encoded by the coding sequence GTGGGCGATAGGGTGTGGCCGGCGGACGACGAGGGAGGCGGCCGGGTGGCCCCGATCCAGGTACGACCTGCGGAACCGCGCGACGAGGCCGACGTGGCGGTCCTGCACCACCGCGCGTGGGGCGGCCCGTACGTGGTGGTCCACGACACCCGCTACGACCTGCGGGAGCTGCCGACGCTGGTGGCGGTGGACGGCGCGGGCGAGTTCGCGGGGGCGCTGGTGTACCGGCTCGCCGCCGACGGGCTGGAGGTGGTCAGCCTCGCCGCGAGCAGCCCGGAACTCGGCGCCGGCAGCGCCCTGCTCGTCGCCGCGGAGGCGGTCGCGCGGGCCGCCGAGGTGGACCGGCTCTGGCTGGTCACCACCAACGACAACCTCTCGGCGCTGCGCTTCTATCAGCGCCGGGGGCTGCGAATCGTGGCGGTCGACGTGGGCGCGGTCGACCGGGCCCGACGGCTGAAGCCGACCATCCCGTACGTCGGCGAGGACGACATCCCGCTGCACGACGAGCTGCGGCTGGAACGCCGGTTGGAGCCGATGCCGCGACCGCGGTAA
- a CDS encoding SAM hydrolase/SAM-dependent halogenase family protein, with the protein MARTAWISLTTDYGLADGFVAACHGVLARLAPTARVIDVTHLIPPADVRRGAAVLAQTVPYLPVGVHVAVVDPGVGTARRGIGLATPGGLLVGPDNGLLLDAAESLGGITEAVELTNPAWLAPAVSRTFHGRDVFAPVAARLALGAPLAEAGPAVEPAALVRLPVPVVRAEPGGFAAEVLTVDHFGNVQLAAPAGLLDGLPARVRVAGPADRGDQLGAPDSVPPSRPQLDDSGTAPRPEAATGAAARPEVGAGVGAVHGRTFGDAPAGDLVVYADSAGLVALAVNTGRAVDLLGVRAGDVVTVTAS; encoded by the coding sequence ATGGCCCGGACCGCCTGGATCTCGTTGACCACCGACTACGGCCTCGCGGACGGGTTCGTGGCGGCCTGTCACGGCGTCCTCGCCCGGCTCGCCCCGACCGCCCGGGTGATCGACGTGACCCACCTGATCCCGCCGGCGGACGTCCGCCGGGGCGCGGCGGTGCTCGCGCAGACCGTGCCGTACCTGCCGGTGGGGGTGCACGTCGCGGTCGTCGATCCGGGTGTCGGCACCGCCCGACGGGGGATCGGCCTGGCCACCCCCGGCGGGTTGCTCGTCGGGCCGGACAACGGGCTGCTGCTGGACGCCGCCGAGTCCCTGGGCGGAATCACCGAAGCGGTGGAGCTGACCAACCCGGCGTGGCTGGCGCCGGCGGTCTCCCGCACCTTCCACGGTCGGGACGTGTTCGCGCCGGTCGCCGCCCGACTGGCGCTCGGCGCGCCGCTCGCCGAGGCCGGCCCGGCGGTGGAGCCGGCGGCGCTGGTCCGGCTGCCCGTGCCGGTGGTCCGCGCCGAGCCGGGCGGGTTCGCCGCCGAGGTGCTCACCGTCGACCACTTCGGCAACGTCCAGCTCGCCGCCCCCGCCGGCCTCCTCGACGGGCTGCCCGCGCGGGTCCGGGTGGCCGGGCCGGCCGACCGAGGAGACCAGCTCGGCGCGCCTGACAGCGTGCCGCCATCCCGGCCCCAGCTCGACGACTCCGGCACCGCACCGCGGCCCGAGGCCGCCACCGGAGCCGCGGCCCGACCCGAGGTCGGCGCTGGAGTCGGTGCAGTGCACGGGCGCACCTTCGGCGACGCCCCGGCCGGCGACCTGGTCGTGTACGCGGACTCCGCCGGCCTGGTCGCGCTGGCGGTGAACACCGGCCGGGCGGTCGACCTGCTCGGCGTACGCGCCGGGGACGTGGTGACGGTGACAGCGAGCTGA